From Homalodisca vitripennis isolate AUS2020 unplaced genomic scaffold, UT_GWSS_2.1 ScUCBcl_2463;HRSCAF=7259, whole genome shotgun sequence, the proteins below share one genomic window:
- the LOC124372056 gene encoding uncharacterized protein LOC124372056: MTQFQSADYLEGNQLFCTFQKYSFHSHFIVYSNGFLLVLKKRLSVPSVTIKISMEMETNELLKSREKARLRKQRSREKKKTNKEAWEKSLKKDAERKRISRAKEKEKLVTISSTSAGKKELKLKRCKETERKRKYKLKQKEKLEHVCDKNNELGTFSNRQSLGKAVVRAKKFLPQSPSNKLAVVRKLVYENFQLPKSDRFFIKEHVEKKTVLSKETEEKVIAFYSSDTVSRQAPGKRDYKTVKSKVSGEKEKLQIRHMVMTVKEAYALFVEENPGIGIKKSKFYSLRPIHIRLSSEMPHNVCVCKLHANFNFLTESLSKAVVGFPPTGKELLAAICCNITSEACMTESCNKCKDTNFLTKFSLNIDLEAQISWKQWGEVNKRPVITYVETTIGEAMEMVQNMLGKFKVHCYIKNVQSEYFEYKKKNATQGEAVLQIDFAENYSCIAQDEIQSAHWSNTLVTIFTGVAWVPNGKQCYALISNNLTHDKFSIWYFLKKIISDLKQQFKIEEVAIFSDGCAGQFKNRYTLSNLTFLDKDYQVTGEWCFFATSHGKGAVDGVGGTVKRMVWEQVKSRRTTVTSAEEFFECCQKQCEANKIKVMYVDVKDIEECQELLESRWAAVRPIPKVQSMHYLRASTLYPGSIVAGNTVKSELQLSESWNSHDESINEKLSDEDSLDSDFLTENKKVQYLDVYSSEDEDSYLRPKPLKKDEIEAGQYILVELVSEGKQKRAHKYLAITQGCVEEDNNVEVLFMRLVQKTKTKDQLFEIDSSKTYIVSVSEIQGVFEGPEVKELRNSIYYKFAKSIEL, encoded by the exons ATGACACAATTTCAGTCTGCtgactatttggagggaaaccaGCTCTTCTGCACATTTcagaaatatagttttcattCTCATTTTATCGTTTATAGTAATggatttttacttgttttgaaGAAGAGATTGAGTGTCCCGTCCGTCACAATAAAg aTATCTATGGAAATGGAGACAAATGAGCTTTTAAAATCTAGAGAGAAGGCGAGACTACGAAAACAACGAAGCAGAGAAAAAAAGAAGACGAATAAAGAAGCCTGGGAGAAGAGTTTGAAGAAAGATGCAGAGAGAAAGCGAATATCGAGAGCTAAGGAAAAGGAAAAGTTAGTTACAATTAGTTCTACAAGTGCAGGTAAGAAAGAACTCAAACTTAAAAGATGCAAGGAaactgaaagaaaaagaaaatacaagttaaaacaaaaagaaaagctAGAACatgtatgtgataaaaataatgaacttggAACTTTTTCAAACAGGCAAAGCCTAGGAAAGGCTGTAGTTCGTGCAAAGAAATTTTTACCACAAAGTCCTTCAAACAAACTTGCTGTTGTAAGAAAACTagtttatgaaaacttccagCTGCCAAAAAGTGATCGcttttttattaaagaacatGTAGAGAAAAAGACGGTTTTGTCTAAGGAAACTGAAGAAAAAGTTATAGCTTTCTACAGCAGTGATACAGTCAGCAGACAAGCTCCTGGAAAGAGAGACTACAAAACAGTCAAAAGCAAAGTTTCAGgtgaaaaagaaaaattgcaaaTTCGACATATGGTTATGACAGTAAAAGAAGCGTACGCTTTGTTTGTTGAGGAAAATCCTGGTATTGgtatcaaaaaaagtaaattttattctctAAGACCAATTCATATACGCTTGAGCTCAGAAATGCCACATAATGTATGTGTTTGCAAACtacatgcaaattttaatttccttactgAATCATTGTCTAAAGCTGTTGTAGGTTTTCCACCTACAGGTAAAGAACTGTTGGCCGCCATATGTTGTAACATAACAAGTGAAGCCTGTATGACCGAGTCTTGCAACAAATGCAAAGATACAAATTTCTTGACTAAGTTTAGTTTGAATATAGATTTAGAGGCTCAAATTTCTTGGAAGCAGTGGGGAGAGGTAAATAAACGACCAGTTATAACATATGTAGAGACTACTATTGGAGAAGCAATGGAAATGGTACAAAATATGTTAGGAAAGTTCAAAGTGCATTGCTACATAAAAAACGTACAGAGTGAGTATTTTgagtacaaaaagaaaaatgcaACACAAGGTGAAGCTGTCTTACAGATAGACTTTGCTGAAAACTACAGTTGTATTGCACAAGACGAAATACAGAGTGCACACTGGAGTAACACTCTTGTAACCATTTTTACAGGTGTAGCATGGGTTCCCAATGGAAAACAATGTTATGCTTTGATTAGCAATAACCTTACACATGACAAGTTTTCAATTtggtattttcttaaaaaaataataagtgatcTAAAACAACAGTTCAAAATTGAGGAAGTAGCGATTTTCTCAGACGGCTGTGCTGGCCAGTTTAAAAATCGTTATACATTATCCAATCTGACATTTCTGGACAAGGACTACCAAGTAACTGGAGAATGGTGTTTCTTTGCCACTTCTCATGGGAAGGGGGCAGTGGACGGTGTAGGTGGCACTGTGAAAAGGATGGTGTGGGAACAAGTCAAATCCAGGCGCACAACAGTTACTTCTGCTGAAGAGTTTTTTGAGTGTTGTCAAAAACAGTGTGAGGCAAACAAAATCAAAGTGATGTATGTTGATGTTAAAGATATTGAAGAGTGTCAAGAGTTATTGGAGTCTCGATGGGCAGCTGTCAGACCTATTCCTAAAGTCCAATCAATGCATTATTTACGGGCATCAACACTTTACCCAGGAAGTATTGTAGCCGGAAATACTGTGAAATCAGAGCTTCAACTCTCAGAGTCTTGGAACAGTCATGATGAgtcaattaatgaaaaactttctGATGAAGATTCCTTAGATTCTGACTTTCTcactgaaaataaaaaggtccaatatttagatgtatatagTTCTGAAGATGAGGACTCATATTTAAgacctaaacctttaaaaaaagatgaaatagAAGCTGGACAGTACATATTAGTAGAACTTGTAAGTGAAGGTAAACAGAAGAGAGCTCATAAGTATTTGGCTATAACCCAGGGGTGCGTAGAAGAAGACAATAACGTGGAGGTCTTGTTCATGAGATTAGTGCAGAAGACTAAAACCAAGGACCAACTATTTGAAATAGACTCTTCTAAAACATACATAGTGTCTGTTTCAGAAATACAAGGAGTTTTTGAGGGGCCAGAAGTAAAAGAATTgagaaatagtatttattataagtttgcaAAGTCAATCGAGCTGTAA